DNA from Lentibacillus amyloliquefaciens:
CAGCTGTTCGACCATTGTTCTTTCCTTAGACATGTGAATCACCTCCAAATTGATATATGGAACTTCCGCTTTAAACGGCGGTGAAAATGATAAATCATGCTCATGAACAGGAAACAACTGCTGTTCAACACCTCAGTGGCCACAAAGAGGAATCTCAAAGGAAGTATCTTATCTTCCTTCACTTATTATGATATGACATTTAGTGATAAAAATAAATAATTATAACTTGTAAAATTGATATTAAATACTTATATCATGTGATAAGTTTATGTTTTTGGGTTAGAAAGCATTCCTGTAATGATAAAAGCAAGTACTGTTTTACTGCTCTCACAAATATAATGATATTAGGATTGCAGGAGGGATTCGATGCGGAAAATAGCAGCCATCCTCGTTTTGGCCATAATCGGAGCTTTTATATTTATGCTCATTCACCAATCAGCAGATGACGAAGCAACTGAAGCAGTCACTGAATTTTATTCATATGAACAGGAAGCTGATTTCTCAGCTTCCTGGGAGATGTTTCATCCGATCATGAAAGAGAAGTTTGATAAAATTGATTATTTGCAAGACCGTGCACATGTATTTCTGAATCATTTTGGTGTGGAGACATTCAGTTTTACTGTAGGCGAGGCAACTGAAATTGAGGACTGGACGATAGAAAATGATGCGGAGGTGATTGATACGGTCTATCAAGTGCCTGTTTCTTTAGGTTTTAAAGGAAAATACGGAAATTTCAGCTTGGTGCAGAACACCTTTGCGACCAAAGTTAAGGGCGAATGGAAGATACTTTGGGACTATAAAAAGTAGAAAAGAGACTGGGATATAATTAAAACGTCCAAATCTAAAGATGAACAATACACTACTTGAGCATGAGGAGGCTCACCAGCCGCCCGCAGAGCATTTCTTTGTAGTTAAAACACTTTTGTGCCAGCCTCTTGTTTCCAGATTTTCCGGTAATGATGCGGCTGAATTGCTGCCGGCGATATCTATTCTTATTCACTTTCCACCCGATACAAATAAATTTTATAGATCGACTCATTATTTTCAAAGCTCCGTTCAAATGCAAGCTGATTTTCATCGTGATTTTCAATCGGCAATGCTGAAAGAACATAATCACCGCCCATGTCATTGAGTGCATCTGTATTGATATCCAGGTTATCGAGCGTTTTATCGCTGTTTTTTGTAAATATATAGTTTTCGCCAAGCTCAGCAACATACATATATATACGGCCGCCCCACGTATCAAAATAATTTTCCAATGAAGCATTTTTCGCAAGTTCCGGTGCAATGATTTCTCTGAATTGATGCTTATATTCCAGCGGGAAGCTGTTATTATAAGTGTCCAGTGTATAAAAGCCATTGAACTGTGCGACAGTGGGATGCATGGCGATACTTACAACGCGGTATTCAGACTGCTCCCGGCCGATATAGTCTTCAATTGATTCAAAGAGCTCTTCTGAATAAAACTCAGCATATGTCGGCTGGTTCAGTCTGTCATATTTCACTTCTTCATTCAGCCAAAATAAACTTAAGGTTTGGGCAATGAGCACAAGGATTACAAATGTTTTCCCGAATCGTATATGTTTCCATAAAATCCACAGTGCAAGAGCGAGTGCGATATACCAGATCATCGGATCGAGAAAATGAATGCGGCTGAAATTGAACGTATTGGCGATCATAAAGTTGTCTTTCACAATGCGCCAGCCTTCCCAGTACCAGAATGCATACCAGAGCGAGAGCAACACATTGGCGAGGAGCATAGCAATGAGCCATTTAGGATTTACCCGGCGGAAAGTTGCCACAACAAGAGCTATTCCAATAATCGGCAGAATGATATATGTATGGATAGCCATATCATGGGTGTGTCCGGTCAAAAAGTTCTCGAAAAACAGACTTATGGTATCGCTAAGGTTGTTATGCCCCAGATTAAGTTCTTCGCGATGGGACGTAAAGCCTTCATTGATGAACATTGAGTAAAGAACCATATAGTTTTTAATCAGATAGATGCCACTCATGGCGGCTGTTGCTGTAAAAAGTGCCCAATTGCTTTGTTTCAAGCGAACCCAGTCAACCAGCCACAGAACCCCCATCAGACCAAGAAAGAAAACAAATGTTAAAATGAAACTGGAGAAAAATGGTATTAGCATTAACGTTAGCCAATGGTACCAGGGTGTCTGCCAGCCACGGTCCCGGATGGATAGGAACAAATAAAGCGCAAGCGGCAGCCCGGCAATGGAAAGCCAGCCTGATGGCCAAAAAGGAAGCAAGGCAAACGTCAGAGCAACTCCCGTTATAATCCATTTGGAGCCTATAAACCTTCTCAAAAGTAAATACATCCCGAAAAATCCGGCAAATCTCATGATTGTCTGACCGATCGTATAGGCAGTCATCGGCTCAAACAGGACATAAAGCCATACCATGAAATCAAAAGGTGTGGCGAGCGTGCTTCGGGGGAGGCCATTGATGACATTCGGCAATTCGGTCATCGAAAAAAATTGGCCGCTTTCTGCCAGCAGTTTGTACCAAACAATATTCGAATCCAGATTATCGTGATGACGGATATGTGTATCTTCACCAAGAATGAAATACGGCGACAGATAAACGATGATAATCAGACAAGCTATCAGGATATGTTTATAATTTGAAAAAATGTTTGATACGGCTGATGACATGATCCACATCCTTTTCTTCAATACCATAATATAATGGCAGACGTACTATTTTATCGCTTTCAGCTGTTGTGAATATATCCTCCCCTGCAAACTTTCCAAACTGTTTCCCGGCATGCGAGGAATGCAGGGGGACGTAATGCGAAACGGCCATAATGCCGTTATCTTTTAAATGATTCATTAATTCATGACGATGCTCGGTTTTAATATAAAACATATGTGCATTGTGTGTGCACTCATCCGGCACATGCGGCAGCGAAATCGTTTCAATACTTTTGAGCCCGTCATAATACTTTCTCCATGTTTTCAATCTGTCGTCCATAATCTGACCGGCATGTTCAAGCTGGACCCAAAGATATGCCGCACTCAATTCGTTCAGCAGATAAGACGAACCGACGTCGCGCCAGGAATATTTATCGACCATTCCTTTGGCAAATTGTTTCCGGTTGGTTCCTTTTTCCTGCAGTATTTCAGCGCGCTCGACTGACGCCGTATGATTAATGACCAATGCGCCGCCTTCACCGCACGTGATATTTTTGGTTTCATGGAAACTGAAGGTGCTGAAATGACCGATTGTGCCCAGCTGTTTTCCGTTATATGTACTTGTCAATGCCTGGGCCGCGTCTTCAATTACCCATAAATTGTTCTTATCGGCTATTTCCATAATCGCATCCATATCACAGCCGATTCCGGCATAATGGACAACGGTAATGGCTTTCGTTTTATCGGTTACAGCTCTTTCAACGGCTGCGGGAGATATGTTCATCGTTTCAGGTTCAACATCCACAAATCGGATGTTTGCGCCTCTAAGGGCAAAAGCATTGGCTGTTGAGACAAACGTATAGGATGGCATGATGATTTCATCGCCTGGATTTGTCTCAATCAGAAGAGCGGTCATTTCCAATGCGCCTGTGCAGGAAGGGGTAAGAATCGCCTTTTCACAGCCAAGATAGTCTTCAAGCCAATTGGTGCACCTTAATCCGAATGGCCCATTGCCGGACAGCTTTTGATTGGCTATCGCTTCCTGTATTGCGGTTTCTTCTTTTCCGATATAGCATGGTTTGTTAAAGTTCAGCATTTCTTACACCTCACAATGATTGACTTGTTACGACGATGCCGGCAATTATCAAGCCAAGTCCCAAAACTTTTTGCATGGTTACAGGGTCCCCAAATAAGAAAATTGACAGCACAAACACCAGCAGAAATGAAAGACTCATAAACGGATAGGCATAGCTGATATTAAATTTGGTCATGGCGGCCATCCAGCTTAAGGCAGCAAGGAAGGCAGAGGCAAAACCGGATAAAATCCATGGGTTCAATAAAAGCTGAAAGAGAAACAAAAATTTATCCCATAGTCCGGCCGGAAGCGCCCCCACCTGATCCATCTGCCATTTCAATACAAGTTGACCGTAGACGGTGAAGATGACCGTTGAAAAAATATAATAATAGCCCATTACGTTACCTCGCCGTTCAGTTTATGGTAGACATCCACCGTGTTCTTGAGCCGGAATCCGAGGGCATAAAACAGGTTCAATGACGCAACATTGGCAGCAGAGATGGAGGTGTACAATTCATCATACCCGGACTTCAGTTGCTCCTTGCACGCCATGCTGGTGAAGGCTTTGGCGAGACCTCGGGAACGGTATTCTTCACGCATGCCTAAGAGAAGTACTTTATCCGATTCAAATCCGTAAAAGCCGGCTGTGTCGTTGTCATAGTTAAGCGCAATGATTTTCCCACTTTCGATTAAATCATTGACCCAATTCATGTACCTTGTGTCAGCCATTGAATCGGGAATGTTAAAGTCTCTGTGGAATCGACCGTGTGTGAAAACTTCCTCAGCAATTTCCAGGATTTCATCCGGATTATAATTTGTGGAAAGGCTCGTATGATCTTCATGAAAAAGTGTCAGATTGTCTTTTTTGCAGACGGGTTCAATTAAAGTATCCACATAATAAAATCCATGATCAAGCAGTGGTTTAGTGTTTTCAAGCGGGCTAATCTTGATTGTATAATGACCTTCATGCTGCTCTGTTTCCTTTAGAGCTTCTTCGTCTGTTGTCAACATCTCATAAGTGTTAATGTTAAAATTTCGCTTGTCCCAAGGGGTTTCACGTAAATGGGTCATGTTATCACCTTTCTTCATCCTTGTCTTCTGTCGTTTTTCGTATCAAATAAAGCGGTCTATTTTTCGTTTCGTTAAAAACTTTTCCGATATAGAGGCCGAGAACCCCGAAATTGAAAAAAATCAAACCGCCAATGAAATAAATTGAGACCATGACACTCGTCCAGCCCTGAACAGGCTGGTCAAGAAAGAAATAGCGTATGAACAAGTACATGCCATACACGAGTGAGCCAAGCGCCAATAAAAATCCAAATTGAATGGACAGCCGGAGCGGTTTATTTGATTGGGATATGATCGCATCTGTTGCCAGCGTGACCAGTTTTTTAAGGTTATAGGTGGTGCTTCCTTCTTTTCGGGCATTGTGCTCGACCGGGACGTTTCCTGTTGTGTAGCCCATCCATTGAATAAATAGCGGGAAAAATCGATTTTGTTCACGCATCGTGCGATATGCTTCAACGACTTTCTTTTCACTTATGCTGAAGTTGGCGATGCTGTGGTCAGATACAGACCCGCTGAAATAATCGTACACACGATAAAATAGCTGTGATGTTTTTCGTTTGAACCAGTTGTCCTGGCGTTCGGTACGATTGGCGAAGACCACTTCATAGCCTTCAATAGCTTTTTCATACAGCGTTTGTATTTCCTCGGGACGATCTTGAAGGTCACAGTCCATGACAACTGTCCAGTCGCCGGATGTATAATCCAGTCCTGCCGTGATGGCGTGATGCTGGCCAAAGTTTCGGGCAAAATCAATTCCCTTAATCCTGTCGTCCTGTTCGTGCAGTTCCTGGATCGTTTCCCATGCATTATCGGGACTTGCATCATTGACCAGGATAATTTCGAAGTCGGCTGGAATCGATTCGATTGTGGTTGCAGCACGTCTGCACAATTCTTTCAGGCAGCTTTTGCAGC
Protein-coding regions in this window:
- a CDS encoding DUF6044 family protein, whose protein sequence is MSSAVSNIFSNYKHILIACLIIIVYLSPYFILGEDTHIRHHDNLDSNIVWYKLLAESGQFFSMTELPNVINGLPRSTLATPFDFMVWLYVLFEPMTAYTIGQTIMRFAGFFGMYLLLRRFIGSKWIITGVALTFALLPFWPSGWLSIAGLPLALYLFLSIRDRGWQTPWYHWLTLMLIPFFSSFILTFVFFLGLMGVLWLVDWVRLKQSNWALFTATAAMSGIYLIKNYMVLYSMFINEGFTSHREELNLGHNNLSDTISLFFENFLTGHTHDMAIHTYIILPIIGIALVVATFRRVNPKWLIAMLLANVLLSLWYAFWYWEGWRIVKDNFMIANTFNFSRIHFLDPMIWYIALALALWILWKHIRFGKTFVILVLIAQTLSLFWLNEEVKYDRLNQPTYAEFYSEELFESIEDYIGREQSEYRVVSIAMHPTVAQFNGFYTLDTYNNSFPLEYKHQFREIIAPELAKNASLENYFDTWGGRIYMYVAELGENYIFTKNSDKTLDNLDINTDALNDMGGDYVLSALPIENHDENQLAFERSFENNESIYKIYLYRVESE
- the rffA gene encoding dTDP-4-amino-4,6-dideoxygalactose transaminase gives rise to the protein MLNFNKPCYIGKEETAIQEAIANQKLSGNGPFGLRCTNWLEDYLGCEKAILTPSCTGALEMTALLIETNPGDEIIMPSYTFVSTANAFALRGANIRFVDVEPETMNISPAAVERAVTDKTKAITVVHYAGIGCDMDAIMEIADKNNLWVIEDAAQALTSTYNGKQLGTIGHFSTFSFHETKNITCGEGGALVINHTASVERAEILQEKGTNRKQFAKGMVDKYSWRDVGSSYLLNELSAAYLWVQLEHAGQIMDDRLKTWRKYYDGLKSIETISLPHVPDECTHNAHMFYIKTEHRHELMNHLKDNGIMAVSHYVPLHSSHAGKQFGKFAGEDIFTTAESDKIVRLPLYYGIEEKDVDHVISRIKHFFKL
- a CDS encoding EamA family transporter, producing MGYYYIFSTVIFTVYGQLVLKWQMDQVGALPAGLWDKFLFLFQLLLNPWILSGFASAFLAALSWMAAMTKFNISYAYPFMSLSFLLVFVLSIFLFGDPVTMQKVLGLGLIIAGIVVTSQSL
- a CDS encoding GNAT family N-acetyltransferase gives rise to the protein MKKGDNMTHLRETPWDKRNFNINTYEMLTTDEEALKETEQHEGHYTIKISPLENTKPLLDHGFYYVDTLIEPVCKKDNLTLFHEDHTSLSTNYNPDEILEIAEEVFTHGRFHRDFNIPDSMADTRYMNWVNDLIESGKIIALNYDNDTAGFYGFESDKVLLLGMREEYRSRGLAKAFTSMACKEQLKSGYDELYTSISAANVASLNLFYALGFRLKNTVDVYHKLNGEVT
- a CDS encoding glycosyltransferase family 2 protein; amino-acid sequence: MGKGLPLISIVVPVYGCKSCLKELCRRAATTIESIPADFEIILVNDASPDNAWETIQELHEQDDRIKGIDFARNFGQHHAITAGLDYTSGDWTVVMDCDLQDRPEEIQTLYEKAIEGYEVVFANRTERQDNWFKRKTSQLFYRVYDYFSGSVSDHSIANFSISEKKVVEAYRTMREQNRFFPLFIQWMGYTTGNVPVEHNARKEGSTTYNLKKLVTLATDAIISQSNKPLRLSIQFGFLLALGSLVYGMYLFIRYFFLDQPVQGWTSVMVSIYFIGGLIFFNFGVLGLYIGKVFNETKNRPLYLIRKTTEDKDEER